The Desulfatibacillum aliphaticivorans DSM 15576 genome includes a window with the following:
- a CDS encoding glycogen-binding domain-containing protein: MAKKKMETGGKAKSAKNASAKKRVTFFMRAPEAKEVSVAGDFNGWDAKKHPMKLDKTGLWKKIVMVAPGRCEYKFLVDGDWALNPDTEETCTNEFGTENHVLEV; this comes from the coding sequence ATGGCCAAAAAGAAGATGGAGACCGGCGGCAAAGCAAAGTCCGCCAAAAATGCGTCTGCAAAGAAAAGAGTGACTTTTTTTATGAGAGCTCCCGAGGCCAAAGAGGTTTCGGTCGCCGGAGATTTTAACGGCTGGGACGCCAAGAAGCATCCCATGAAGCTGGATAAAACCGGGTTGTGGAAAAAGATTGTCATGGTCGCCCCGGGCCGTTGCGAGTACAAATTTCTGGTGGACGGCGACTGGGCTCTGAACCCGGACACGGAAGAGACCTGCACCAACGAGTTCGGCACGGAAAATCATGTGCTGGAAGTCTGA
- a CDS encoding lipopolysaccharide assembly protein LapA domain-containing protein, with protein sequence MTVKNVVRILIGLLFVTFVVQNAEVVEVRFLFWGAEASRALVLCCVFALGLIVGWLPLRITKKKEGAGKDKVKEQADAEST encoded by the coding sequence ATGACCGTCAAAAATGTTGTGCGAATTCTGATAGGCTTGTTGTTCGTCACTTTTGTGGTTCAAAATGCAGAGGTTGTGGAGGTGCGCTTTTTGTTCTGGGGCGCAGAGGCATCCCGGGCTCTGGTGCTGTGTTGCGTGTTCGCATTAGGGCTTATCGTTGGGTGGCTCCCGCTCCGAATCACAAAAAAGAAAGAGGGCGCCGGCAAAGACAAGGTGAAAGAACAGGCTGACGCCGAAAGCACCTGA
- a CDS encoding zinc transporter ZntB, with amino-acid sequence MQDSSGLIYAYLLDGQGGGRSVGWEDILRWTPDQGILWLHVDFRDPNAMAWLDEKSGLNPIVVQGLIADETRPRCVGHGEDLLIILRGINANPGSDPEDMVALRMLLEPGRIISMRHRRVMAVQDAATALEEGDGPKNPGEFFTFVCSRITDRMGDVIYEIDDLADQMEEAVLESDARGLRPQVSRIRRQAIALRRYIAPQRDILLRLQNEKSPILNELHKMEIREDAERTARFVEDMDAARDRAAVTQEELGNRLAEEMNRAMLILSVVAAIFLPLGLLTGLLGINVGGIPGADYRWAFLIVCIFLLFLGGVLLFVFKRMRWL; translated from the coding sequence ATGCAAGACAGCAGCGGGTTGATATACGCCTATTTGCTTGACGGCCAAGGCGGGGGCCGAAGCGTGGGATGGGAGGATATTCTGCGGTGGACGCCCGACCAGGGGATTTTGTGGCTCCATGTGGATTTTCGCGACCCGAACGCCATGGCGTGGCTGGATGAAAAAAGCGGCCTCAATCCCATTGTGGTGCAGGGGTTGATAGCGGATGAAACCCGGCCGCGTTGCGTGGGGCATGGAGAGGACCTCCTTATTATTCTGCGGGGAATCAACGCCAATCCGGGCTCCGACCCGGAAGACATGGTGGCCCTGAGGATGCTGCTGGAGCCCGGCAGGATTATATCCATGCGCCACAGAAGGGTCATGGCCGTCCAGGACGCGGCAACCGCTTTGGAGGAAGGAGACGGGCCTAAAAATCCCGGGGAATTTTTCACCTTTGTATGCAGCCGCATCACGGACCGCATGGGGGACGTGATCTACGAGATAGACGACCTGGCGGATCAGATGGAAGAGGCCGTCCTGGAGTCGGACGCCAGGGGCTTGCGGCCCCAGGTTTCCAGGATACGGAGGCAGGCCATCGCCCTCCGGCGGTACATCGCCCCGCAGCGGGACATTCTTTTAAGGCTGCAAAACGAAAAAAGCCCCATCCTTAATGAACTCCACAAAATGGAAATCCGGGAGGATGCGGAGCGCACGGCCCGTTTTGTGGAGGACATGGACGCGGCCAGGGACCGGGCCGCAGTCACCCAGGAGGAGTTGGGAAACCGCCTCGCCGAGGAAATGAATCGCGCCATGCTGATTTTATCCGTGGTGGCGGCCATATTTTTGCCGTTAGGGCTTTTGACCGGGCTTTTGGGCATAAACGTGGGCGGAATTCCCGGGGCGGATTACCGCTGGGCCTTTTTGATCGTATGCATTTTTCTGTTGTTTCTGGGCGGCGTCCTGCTTTTTGTTTTCAAACGCATGAGGTGGCTCTGA
- a CDS encoding mechanosensitive ion channel family protein, translating into MDQWLDANFWQTIIQKTGLWFITSVPSILFILILAVIALKSFGFGMKRVKVFMAERMKSSGRIDSDEADRRLETLTRVLTTLVKIVLWTMVGMLILKKIGVDIAPLIAGAGIAGLAVGFGAQELVRDVISGFFILLENHIRTGDVASINGATGVVENIGLRTTSLRDPQGVIHMFQNGKINSMSNLTKGWSAAVFDIGVAYKEDTDSVSAIMEEIAGDLAADPEISPLLLEPFELLGVDAFGDSAVVIKARLKTKPLKQWVVKREYLRRLKKAFDQKGVEIPFPHQTLYWGSASPPVAVDQVVSTENLESKDYQKVK; encoded by the coding sequence ATGGATCAATGGCTGGATGCAAACTTCTGGCAGACGATAATTCAGAAAACGGGATTATGGTTCATAACCTCCGTCCCGTCTATTTTGTTCATTCTGATCCTGGCCGTCATCGCCCTGAAAAGTTTCGGCTTCGGCATGAAACGGGTCAAGGTGTTCATGGCGGAGAGAATGAAATCCAGCGGGCGTATTGATTCCGACGAGGCGGACCGCAGGCTGGAAACCCTGACGCGGGTTCTCACCACCCTGGTGAAAATCGTCCTCTGGACCATGGTGGGCATGCTGATCCTGAAGAAGATCGGGGTGGACATAGCCCCCCTGATAGCGGGCGCCGGCATCGCCGGCCTGGCGGTGGGGTTCGGGGCGCAGGAATTGGTGAGGGACGTCATCTCCGGCTTTTTCATCCTGCTGGAAAACCATATCCGAACAGGCGACGTGGCCTCCATAAACGGCGCCACGGGCGTGGTGGAGAATATCGGCTTGAGGACCACCTCCCTGAGAGACCCCCAAGGCGTCATCCATATGTTTCAGAACGGGAAGATCAACTCCATGTCCAACCTCACAAAGGGTTGGTCCGCCGCCGTCTTTGACATTGGCGTGGCGTACAAGGAGGACACGGACTCCGTTTCCGCCATCATGGAGGAAATCGCCGGGGACCTGGCCGCGGACCCCGAAATCTCCCCCCTGCTCCTGGAGCCTTTCGAATTGCTGGGCGTGGACGCCTTCGGGGACAGCGCCGTAGTCATCAAGGCCCGCCTCAAGACCAAACCCCTGAAGCAGTGGGTGGTGAAAAGGGAATATTTGCGCCGCCTGAAAAAGGCGTTTGACCAAAAAGGCGTGGAGATCCCCTTTCCCCACCAGACCCTATACTGGGGCTCCGCAAGTCCGCCCGTGGCGGTCGACCAGGTTGTTTCCACGGAAA